The Deinococcus sedimenti genomic sequence GGGCCTCTGATCTGTGGTTCAGGAATCCTCTGCAACAGGGACCGTGGGAGTGAGAGTCAGGCCCACCACGGACAGCGGTGCTCAGTTTCACCCTGGTGCTGACAGCACACCCCAGGGCTCCACCTGCCACTGCCGTCCCTCTCAGGGACTCGCACAGTTGCGCAGCTGTGCGAGTCCGCCCGATTCACAGGGAGTCAGGGACACCCTCAACATCTCTGAATGCTGCGACTGGCCGGCGCGCAGGGCCTCGCCTGCCAGTTGGACGGCCCCGCGGTCAGTCGGCGCGAGGCGGGTTTGGCAGCGCCACCTTGTGAAACCAGAAGTTTCCCAATGTCTCGATGACTTCCACGAACTCAGCGATGGACACGGGTTTGGGAATATAGGCGTTCGCGTGCAGGTTGTAGCTGCGCCAGATGTCACTCTCGGCGCGGCTGGTGGTCAGCACGATCACGGGAATGCTGCGCAGTTCGCTGTCCTCCTTGAGGATGTCCAGCAGTTCCAGGCCACTCATGCGCGGCATGTTCAGGTC encodes the following:
- a CDS encoding response regulator, whose amino-acid sequence is MTTRPVEILLIEDNPADVMLTQEAFEEAHFPHHLSHARDGVDALAFLRQQHEQAGAPRPDVILLDLNMPRMSGLELLDILKEDSELRSIPVIVLTTSRAESDIWRSYNLHANAYIPKPVSIAEFVEVIETLGNFWFHKVALPNPPRAD